TTAATGTCACTGTACAGTCAATTCCTTTTTGAGCCAGCAAAACACTCATAGGCGAACCTACTATGTGACTACGCCCAATAATTACGGCATGTTTCCCCGAAGTTTCTACTCCGTATCTCTTTATCAATTCCACAATACCGTATGGAGTTGCAGGAAGGAAAGTTTCCTGTCCCAAAAGCATCTTCCCTAGGTTTGTCGGATGAAAACCATCAACATCTTTATCAGGATTAATTGCTAATGTAACTTTTTGCTCATCGATATGTTTTGGCAATGGCAACTGAACTATGAATCCGTCCAAACCTTCATCATTATTCATTTCATCTATCTTAGCCAAAAGTTCTTCTTCCGAAGTTTCGGCAGAAAACCTGACTAATGTAGACTCAAAACCTACTTTTTCACAGGCTTTAACCTTTGCGTTTACATATGTTTGACTGGCTCCGTCGTCGCCA
The DNA window shown above is from Bacteroidota bacterium and carries:
- the folD gene encoding bifunctional methylenetetrahydrofolate dehydrogenase/methenyltetrahydrofolate cyclohydrolase FolD yields the protein MILIDGKKTSGDIKDEIAIEVSKLVAEGKRAPHLAAVLVGDDGASQTYVNAKVKACEKVGFESTLVRFSAETSEEELLAKIDEMNNDEGLDGFIVQLPLPKHIDEQKVTLAINPDKDVDGFHPTNLGKMLLGQETFLPATPYGIVELIKRYGVETSGKHAVIIGRSHIVGSPMSVLLAQKGIDCTVTLTHSRTKDLKEITRQADIVVVANGIPEFLKGDMVKDGVVVIDVGITRVEDKTKKSGFRLLGDVKFDEVSKKASHITPVPGGVGPMTIAMLMKNTLQSRKRRA